The window AGCCTCGATGAGTGTGTTTTTACCAGCTTTCATTTCAATGATAGCATATCCACAAAAACGCGAGCCCGGATCTATGCCTAAAATTTTCACATTTTACCTTTTTTGCAATCAAAATCTTTCACTAGAGTGAATTTTATTTTCACAAGCTGTGAAATTTCTATGAATTTTAACCTTTTTTTATAAAATTTTAGATAAAATAACAAGTTAAAAATCAATTTAAGGGTGTGAATGGACGCGGCTGATATACTCAAATGCTTTGAAAAAGAAATTTCTCGTAATGAATTTGAAAATTTTATCACGCCCTTAGTATTAAACGAAAAAGCTAGCAAAGCTGATCAACTCATTTTCAATGCGCCAAATGAACTTATGGCTAAATTTATACAAACAAAATATGCCGATAGAATCTCACATTTTTATGAAGTGCAAAGTGGCAATAAAGCCAAAGTATTGATCCAAAGTATCTCGCTTAAAAATGGTTCAAAACATAGCCTAAAAACCCCCATTAAACACGGCACAAGCACGATTTTAAATCCATCTTATACCTTCGAAAGCTTTGTTGTAGGGGATTCTAACCAATATGCTTATGCAACCTGCAAAGCAGCAAGCGCTAAAGATAAGCTTGGCAAGCTATATAATCCTGTTTTTATTTATGGACCAACCGGACTTGGTAAAACGCATTTGCTTCAAGCTGTAGGGAATGCGTGTTTAGAGCTTGGTAAGATTGTGATTTACGCCACAAGTGAAAATTTTATTAATGACTTTAGCTCACATTTGATAAATAAAAGCATGGATAAATTTCATGAAAAATACCGCAATTGTGATGTTTTACTTATCGATGATGTGCAATTTTTAGGTAAAACTGATAAAATTCAAGAAGAATTTTTCTTCACTTTTAATGAAGTCAAGGAAAAATTTGGACAAATCATCATGACTTCAGATACCCCGCCAAATATGCTTAAAGGTATCACAGAACGTTTAAAATCTCGCTTTGCAAATGGAGCTATTGCTGATATTACTCCGCCTGAACTTGACACTAAAATGGCAATTATCCGCAAAAAATGCGAATTTAATGGAGTAAGTTTAAATAATGAAATTATCTCTTATATCGCCACTTCAATGGGAGATAATATAAGAGAAATTGAAGGAATGATTACTAATTTAAACGCATATTCAAGACTAATCAACCAAGAAATCACTCTTGACATAGCAAAAAGCTTTATGAAAGATCATATCAAAGAACAAAAAGAAAGCATTGATATAGATGATATCTTAAGCGTAGTATGCAAAGACTTTAATATCAAAGCAAATGATATAAAATCAAACAAAAAAACACAAAATATAGTTACAGCAAGAAGAGTAGTGATCTTTTTGGCAAGAGAGCTTACAAGTATGTCTATGCCTCAACTTGCGAAATTTTTTGAGATGAAAGATCATACCGCTATTTCACACAATATCAAAAAGATCAATGAGCTTATAGAAGAGAAAAATGATTTAAAAGATAAAATAAATGAACTAAAAAACAAAATTTTAACAAAAATTCAAAGTTAGCCTGTGAAAAAATGTGAAAAAATACTTCTTAAAACTCATACAACAGATCAAGTTAAAATAGGAGTTCAAAAAGGAATTTCACATTTTCAACATGCCTATTATTATGAATAAATTTAAATTAAAAACAAAGGGGAAAAAATGAAACTCAGCATAAACAAAAATACACTCGAATCCGCAATATCA is drawn from Campylobacter sp. MIT 12-8780 and contains these coding sequences:
- the dnaA gene encoding chromosomal replication initiator protein DnaA, which produces MDAADILKCFEKEISRNEFENFITPLVLNEKASKADQLIFNAPNELMAKFIQTKYADRISHFYEVQSGNKAKVLIQSISLKNGSKHSLKTPIKHGTSTILNPSYTFESFVVGDSNQYAYATCKAASAKDKLGKLYNPVFIYGPTGLGKTHLLQAVGNACLELGKIVIYATSENFINDFSSHLINKSMDKFHEKYRNCDVLLIDDVQFLGKTDKIQEEFFFTFNEVKEKFGQIIMTSDTPPNMLKGITERLKSRFANGAIADITPPELDTKMAIIRKKCEFNGVSLNNEIISYIATSMGDNIREIEGMITNLNAYSRLINQEITLDIAKSFMKDHIKEQKESIDIDDILSVVCKDFNIKANDIKSNKKTQNIVTARRVVIFLARELTSMSMPQLAKFFEMKDHTAISHNIKKINELIEEKNDLKDKINELKNKILTKIQS